TCGCCTTGGGCCGCGAGGCTGCCAGCGACATCCAGCTGCACGACACGGAGGTTTCGCGCCAGCATGCCGAGCTGCGGCTTGAGCAGCAGCGCTGCACGATCGTCGATCTCGGCAGCTCCAACGGCACCTTCGTCAATGGCGAACGGGTCGACACGCGCGAGCTGACCAGCGGCGACCACGTGCAAGTCGGCACGACTTTGCTGCTGTTTACCGGTGCCGTCGACGAGGCCGACGGCGATATCGGCGAGCAAGTCGATATCGGCACCAGCGGCGACGGCTCGCGCATTGTCCGGGCCATCGCCCACGAAGAAGGCAGCCGGATCTTCGATTGGGGCGCCGGCGGAGTGCCCGCGGCGGGACTCGATCGAGCGCGCAGCAATCTGCAGCTCATGTATCGCACGGCCCTGGCCGCGACGCGCACGCTCGATATCGACCAACTGCTCAATCGCATCCTACAGTTGATCTTCGACTGGGTCGAAGCCGATCGCGGCTGCATCATGCTCGTACACCCGGAAACAAAGCAGCTCGAGCCCAAGGCCTACCGCGCCCGGCCGGGCGTCCGCGTGCCCGAACGCATCACGATCAGCCGGACGATTCTCGACTATGTGATGGAACACAACGAGGGGGTGCTGACGAGCAATGCCCGCGACGATCAGCGGTGGAGCGCTGCGGCCAGCATCGTGCAACTCGGCGTACGCGAGGCGATCTGCGTGCCGCTGCAGGCCCGGTACGAAATGGTCGGCGTGATCT
The genomic region above belongs to Pirellulales bacterium and contains:
- a CDS encoding FHA domain-containing protein, which codes for MPTLFVIRGNDQGARFELRPPVVALGREAASDIQLHDTEVSRQHAELRLEQQRCTIVDLGSSNGTFVNGERVDTRELTSGDHVQVGTTLLLFTGAVDEADGDIGEQVDIGTSGDGSRIVRAIAHEEGSRIFDWGAGGVPAAGLDRARSNLQLMYRTALAATRTLDIDQLLNRILQLIFDWVEADRGCIMLVHPETKQLEPKAYRARPGVRVPERITISRTILDYVMEHNEGVLTSNARDDQRWSAAASIVQLGVREAICVPLQARYEMVGVIYIDTFTAADRVVPGGSGNKFTDEHLQLMIAIAHQPA